The genomic segment aatattctgtcattgcCAATTAAAGCAAAGTAAAGTAAGATGATCAATATTAACTTTAGTCTGACCTTGATCTCTTATGAAAGGTGTGATATTAACGTTATGCGACTAAATATTGCCAAATGATAAATAATGCGTTTTTCAAGACGAAATTCTTTTATTACAAATTATTTTATCGGATCCGATGAGCTTGAATCAGTTGATCCATTTAAAAATCTTGGGCTATTTATGCATTTAAACTTTCGTCACCATATCTCTATGGTAGTTGGTAGAGCTTACGGTGCCCTTGGTTTTAAAAATGTCTAAGTGCATATGTAAAGGACTGACACtcttacctaatctaacctaaccttaccttctTCTTAGTAGAAGATGGGTCAGAAGAGAAACACCTCACGAAGGTGTACTGTATCCTCTACTTTGTTATATGGACAATTTATTAtagtctctgaaagaaaaaggtgtaCAAGTGGTCTTGTATGTTGATGACGTGGctgttgcggttaggggaaagtttcccagcactctaagagatatgtaATTTAGAAAGCCCTACATATGACAGCAATGTGGGCTGCCAAACGTGGCCTAGGCGTAAAATCCATCTAAGAcggaagtagttattttcagaaGGAAATACAAGCACTCACAATGACACCTATCTTCTTGGgatgagagaatgttccatttacagaaagcgcaaaaaccTGGGAGtttgctagacaggaaattgaacttcaaatccaacattttagaaagAGAAAGAAAGGCAACGCTTGTCCTTTACCCCTGCAAGAGAGGCGTTGAAGCCGTGTTATTGCAGTTGtctgacctataatgctatatggtgttgtgggctGGTGGATGCCGCTTAAAAGTCAACCTACTGTTGAATATGCAGCCGGATCCTCAGGGTGGCTTGTTTGTACAATACATTACAGCGCACTGAGTACAACACCATCCGACGCACTGATCCTAAGCCTCTGaaaaaattgctgcgaccacagcTATGTGGCTAAGGGATCATTCTTATTGGCCATGCGGTGGGTACGGATACTGTGTATCCTTCATACAATacccgatgtttcaggcagtgtggattacccGTTGCCTAagccgatttttgataaaaagtattgtaccacAAATTctcatagaaccgattggagatACAAAATACCTGATAATTGAAGTTTGGGCTTTTGAGTGTACTCTAAAAAACTCGACCACTGTTTGTATATCAAGTGTCAATTAAAGAAGTTGTGAAATAGCAAAGCTATAACATCATAACGACGGTTGGCATGaaaatcttctcagacagccattaaatccctggataacgtatttctgagTTCAAAAACcttcctcgactgtcgcagatgtcTCAaccagatggctgaacagttcaaaattaaactgttctgggtgccatgCCATAGAGATAGCGAGATAGCAAGAGCtagcgagactagaaactattgggttgcctaaaaagtaattgcggattttttaaaagaaagtaaatgcatttttaataaaacttagaatgaactttaaccaaatatataattgccattttgttcgataaccttttgccatcttcctggcaaatttagtatttcacgctcatagaacttctggcctttatctgcaaaaaactgaaccaagtgcgtttttatagcctcatcattgccgaaagttttaccatttaaggagttctgcgaagatcgaaataaatggtagtctgatggtgcaaggtcagggctatatggtggatgcatcaaaagttcccagctaagctcactcagtttttggcgagtgaccaaagatgcgtgcggtctagcgttgtcctggtggaatatgacacctttacgattgaccaattctggtcgcttctccttgatggctgtattcaatttgtccaattgttgacagtaaacatccgaattaatcgtttggttccttggaagtagctcaaaatataccacacctttccaatcccaccaaacagacagcataacctggttcaccatgcttggaccatgatcgttttcgactaacgttgttgtaaacaatccatttttcatctccagttatgattcgttttaaaaacggatcgaattcattgcgtttatcacaagcgttgattcggtttgttaaatgaatttctttcaatacatgtggtactcatattaaaattgacgccaaacaaacaaatgtaaacaaaatttcgcgcactttttttctaaagcaagctaaaagtaacagctgataactgacagaaaaaagaatgcagaattacagagtcacaagccgttgaaatttgtcaacgccaactatattactactatattaccgacaattactttttgggcaacctaatacctTACTCATTCCAAAGAAACTGGAATCAGTAAGTATgcatctagcgacatgtaagctggGTCTTTAGGATcagacccgaagggcaacgaatgaatCACAAAGGGAGAGTTGTGAACCCACataaattatgtggcctaatctagacttgaaaagatCTTCCGCTTTGCTGTTGGTGttggacgtctcagtcattgtgtccgtcgtgacaggtcactgtctgatcggaaaacatgctgtcagactgaaggttgcaagtaacgacttttgcagaagctgtgagaacgtcgaggaagaagagactatggaacatcAGCTGTTTGTGTGCCGCACTGTCTGTCAGAAGGagttcactttaggttcttatttctttgagaacgtgtctgatttagcggatgtgaacattcgcaagttgttggtctttttaacgcgatctgggtggttcaacggtagggacTATAAGGCACCTTCCTTTTCCTGTTTCTGAATCACAATGGACGAGGAAGTCTAAGTGTGTCTGATCTAAACTAaaacttcgtgtcagctacacTGTATGATATGTGGGGCTGCCTTTAGCCCAGCGTTGGGCACACAATAACAgttgaaacaagtaaagcgtgcttagtttggccgggccgaatcttatacaccctccaccatggatcgcatttgtcaagttcattaGCCGATTTCTCTTTTAAGCCAACATAACatgatggataagaattgctatggtatTTGAGCagcgttgccgtttttggtaagTTCCTACCAAAGttggtaaatttttattttattggaaggttggtaggctgacctcaattttctgtatgtttttccaacatataaataccaagttaattactgaaaaaatcgcctgggataactcaaaattaattcacttcatttcgtttctgtgtattcgttaagagtgcagaagaAAACTATGGATGTCAAGGGTCCAAATACTATTACAAGGGGTCTCTTTGcttcaaattttagtaaaaggggcgtaagttctgatattgactatAACTGGTACAGGTATTAAGGAAGCTCTTACAAATTTCGTAGGTAGGAAATGCGACTTTCGATCGAAAGTCGAAATAGAAAAACAGGACTATGTGgtagctgcatacaaatatggttagATCTGGTCTATACCAGATCCATGCAACTCACTGCAACGGAGAAACTGGATAGTAAAGCGCATTTCTGGGCTCAAAcgctttaatcggcagatcgcttttTACAAACTCGACACGGCTGTTAattgaaatcggggcaaaaatacgactttatcaactcaagatttcaaatagaatggcaaaatggccaactctttggtggagggtataaaaacatttttgatttaTAGAAGGGGTTTggaaggatttttcttaaattttggtaggaaataattttcttgagtggcaacactgtatTTGGTATgaaccaagttatgaaccgattggggccatacttggtttagcCGTTGGAGGCcgaagtggaattcattgtgcaaaatttctgttggAGGCcgaagtggaattcattgtgcaaaatttccaccatgtaggataacaattgctccctctagaggctcaacaagtatagggtggctgatgaaagccgctaccaaaaaaaaatgtaataactttttttctatttaataataataatttaataattaatttaattaattaattaattaatttaattaataataatttaataattaatttaataatttaatttaacatgaataaaagaaaaatgtattccatacaccgaaaaaaaaatgtagcaatattcatcattgtagcaatattcatcagccaccctgtataaccgggagatcagtttacatgggagctatatcaggttgctaaccgatatggtctaaatcggttcttaaTCTGACTTATCACAGATGTTGCAAGTCAAtgcaaaccacttcatgcaaaattttagtcaaatcggttaaaaaatgcgccctctagcggctcaagaagtgaagatagGAGgtaggtttataagggagctatatcaggtaatgaaccgatttgggctataCATGGAACAGTTGGCAGTCAAATCACAatactttatgctaaatttcagccaaatctgatgataatttcgccatctagaggctcaagaagtaaatatccgtttaagatcggtttattgggagctatatcagattattagccgatttgaaccatagttggcactgTTTTTGATGGTCGAAccaaaacactgcatgcaaatcgggtaattattcagccaactcgggtaataattgcgccctctagctgttcaagaagtcaagatccgagattggtttatatgggagctacatcagattatgaaccgatttagaccacacttggcacagttgttgggagtcaaaataaaacacttcatgcaaaatttcatgagatgTGCTGTCGAAGCGGAAAATTATTTTACAGAGCTATGAAGACATCGAGTCAGAATGAGATAAATTATTGGTTCCTATTTCTTTGAAGACTTGTTAGAATTAACGGATGTGGTCATTCAAAGATTGTTATACTTTTTGAAGCGAAATGGTTGGTTCTACAGTAGGGAATAGTTCCTGTGTTATCGCATTGGAGTAAAATGTTTATTCGTCGCTTTTTGGAAACCTCCTCTATAACCGAACATAACCAGTTCACACATTACCAAAGTGTGGAAAAAGAAAATGTCGAATATGTGTTTTCAGAAACATTTAAGGTACTCAGaaaaaaagggtgattttttaagagcaataggaaagttttttcaaaaacaaaaacacacataaaactcagaaaaatgcatgaaatctttatttgaatcgatagttcggtccatataatttaatttttgaagataattgtatgcaaatgttgaccgtgactgcgcctcaaatggacCATCCGCTTagaccaattttggcatactctttccaacatttcagccgaTATCTCACGAAAAAATGCTTCGATATTGAcatccaatgcgtcaattgaagcgggcttgtctgcataGGCATTAactttaacatagtcccacaaaaaatagtctaagggcgttaaatgttcaccgaactcgcctctcaataagtccattgttacgcgtgatgtgtgacatgtggcaccgtcttgttgaaaccacttgtcatccaagtcaaactcttgcattatcatctcacggttgcgtccaccattcacagttacgttattattcgcatcatatttgaagaagtacggtccaaagaagccaccagcccataaaccgcacgaaactgtaactttttctgaatgcaatGGTAACTCTTGTAATGCTTCTtactcattgagccaaaaatgagcttcgtgcTTCATAGCAGAgaacacattttgataataatttgcaagcgttgctcgaaACGCgcgtaagctgtttaaaccGGTGTGGCAAAAAAGATAATCGCTAAaacatcaccctttatattgttTACACATCGGTTTTAATAcgggccatatcaggttatggaatacACATGATTTAAGAGATTATAAGCCAGGAATTACGCTTTTCCAACGTAACCTCGCTTTTCTACATCATTTAGGGATCACTTAAAGTCGTTCCATTTAAAATTCACGGGTTTAATTGGTTTTCAATTTACTTGCTTACATTTTTGCAGATCTACCATACACCAAATTGACTGTGatcgctaaaaaaaaaaaacaacaataaaaaattatattaacatATTTTTCACTACAATCTTCTTTTAGGAAAATGACATTTGTGATACTTTCGATGTCAGAACGGAAAAGATTTCGGATGGAAACTACACAGCTCATATTGTCTTGAAAAAGTCTTTGGACTTTGAGAGTCGTCCCAATTACATAATGACCATATCCGCTTCCGATGGAGCATTTGAGAATCGCTTATCATCCGACGCAACCGTTTCCATTACCGTGCTTGATGTACAAGATCAATTGCCAGTCTTCACCAATGCTCCCTACTCGGCCACTGTGGATGAGAACACTCCAGCCGGTGTTAGTGTCTTAACAATCAAGGCCATTGACGGTGATGTTGGCATACCCAGAGATATTTTGCTCACGCTTGAGGATGATGATTTGGGACATTTCGACTTGATGCCCTATGGAGATCCCAAAGAGGGTACGGCAGTATTGATAACAACAGGACTTCCATTGGACAGAGAAAATCCAGATATTCTCCAAAATGGAGGAGTGTACATTTTAAATGTTCGCGCTACAGAAATGATAGATGGCACTATTCCGGCAGAGTCATCGACAACCCAAATCACCATAGTGGTCaatgatgttgatgatcatTTGCCCGAATTCAATGGAGATTCCTTCAATATATCGATTCCCGAAAATTTGGGTAATGGCATGCCCTTACCCGGTCTGTCCGTCGTAGTTAATGACCCGGATATGGGTAACAACAGCCGCTACTCTCTTATCTTGAGAGATGTGAGAAACTCCAATAACACCTTTGCCGTTAGCCCCACAGAAGCCCAGGGCCGCACACCTATAGTGGTGAAAGTTGTCAACTCGTCACATCTTGATTATGACGTACCCGACTTGGAGAAACGTTCGTTCTCTTTCGATGTTTTAGCTCTGGTAAATGGAGAAGAGAAATCAAAAGTCCGCATAAATGTCCAACTTACCGATGTTAATGACAACCCCCCAATATTTGAACATAGCAGCTACAGATTTTTGGCCTCCGAAAACCTTACAGTAGACAGCCAAATAGGAATGGTGAGGGCCAGTGACAAGGATTCTGCAGGTTATGGATTCATCACCTATTACTTAAAGGGTTTCGGGGCCGAGAATTTCTATACGGATCCTTTAACTGGTGGTTTCTACATCAAGAAACCCTTGGATTACGAGAAACAAAACAGTTACAGTCTCTCTATAGTGGCGGAGGATGGAGGAGGCCGCGAGGCCAATGCCCAGGTCTATATTGAAGTGTTGGATGTCAACGACAATTATCCGAAATTCGAGCAGGCAGAATATTCCCGAACAATCCGTGAGGGCACAGGCCACTTTGAGCCCCAGTTCAATGTTCGTGCCACTGATATCGATGGCCCTAGCCAAGGGGGTGGTAAAGTTCGCTATGCCATTGTGTCGGAGAATAGCATATCGGGAAATGTGTTCAGCATCAATGAGGACACAGGTGAAATCCTATTGCAAAAGGTAGCCCGATCCATGGACACCGAAAAGGGGGAATACGAATTGGTTGTGTCTGCTACAGATTTTGGCATGCCTCCGTTGCTCAATACGACGAAGGTTTATATACGTGTGGGTATCTCTGGCAACCAACGACCCATTTTTAAGGGTcatttccaaaatattgaaaaCGTGCCTGTGCTGGGTCCTCCCAGTTATCGAGTATCCATACCGGAAAACGCCCAGGCGGGTCACAATGTCACCATGGTGAAAGCCCATGATCCTGACGGTCTGGACGGCCTGTTGCGTTATCGCATAGTTGGTGCCAATGATAATTTCGAAATTGATGAAATGTGAGTAGTGCGATTAAAGCAGTAGTTTAGATttctaaaacattttttgttttccagATCCGGCTTGATTACAGTCTCCCCTCAGGCACGTCTGGATCGTGACTCTAATATGGACAGTTTTGAAATTACGGTAAACGCCGTTGACTCTGGCCTGCCAATACCGGAAACTGCCACCACCACAGTTTATGTCAATGTCAAGGACATTAATGATGAGAAACCCAAATTCGAGCAGCACAGCTACGTGGCCCATGTCTCAGAACGCGCGGAAATCGGAGAAAGTGTTCTCAAAGTCAAGGCCATTGACAAGGACCTGCATTCCAAATTGAACTACACCATTAAGGGACCCATTAAGGCCACATCCAAGGCTGGCGTTAGTagcacaaacaacaacaaataccagGTCGAGAACGCTTTTCGCATCGATCCCGATACAGGCATAATTTATGTGAATGGGAAACTGAATCATGATGAGGCAGCAATAGTTATACTACCCATTGAAGTTAAAGATCTAAATGCCGAAGTCGATCCGGAGGGTCAAATCGATGTAGCCGAGGTCACGATATATGTGCAGTCCTTCAAGGACACTAACCCTGTGTTTGTCAATAAGGGCTGGACGAGTTCCAAACCGGTTGTACATGTGAACGTAATGGAAGAAATGCCCATTGACAGCACTCTCTTTACGCTGCACGCCAATGATCCCGTAACCCAGTTGCCCATTCAAAGTTTTGAATTGGTTGAACCCAAGGAACTAGAATACTTCCAATTGCACGAACGTTCTGGCGAAGTTAGTCTGCGTAAACGCTTAGATTATGAGGCCTTAGCAGAGGGGCAAACTGAATTCCACTTCCAAGTGAAAGCCCATGCACCAGATTTACAACGCAGCACCACCACCTTGGTAAATGTTACAGTACAAAATGTCAATGATAATAGTCCCATTTTCGAAGAGGCTTCCTACCATACTTCCATATTGGAGAATTCCAAGCCCTCCACTAAACTCATTCAAGTGAAGGCCAATGATAAGGATGCCGCTTTGACCGAGAGAGATGAACGTTTGGGCTACCACAAGATATCCTATTCGTTATATGGTGAAAATTCCCATCTATTTGAAATAAACGCCCAAACTGGTGAAATTGTGATAGCAGCGAATCAAACGGTTGATCGCGAGCGTACTCCTCGCATAAATCTGCAAGTCAAGGCTGAAGATTCACCTGGCCGACCTCCAGACTCCAAGCAGAGTGTGGTGGACCTTACCATTGATGTTTTGGATGTCAACGATAATGCTCCCGTGTGGAGCCAGGAAGAGTACACTACTGTGATACCAGAGAATGCCCCCTCCGATACTTTTGTCATCAAAATGCTGGCCACAGATTTGGACGATGGTCCTGGCGGCGAAGTCTCCTATGAAATCATAGACGAGGGCGATGTCAATGGCTTattcaaaatcaataaaataacaggagaaatcaaaacaaaacgtgAACTTACCGGCAAAGGTCGGGCAGAACCTTTCGAGATTCATGTTCGTGCCCAAGATAATGGTGACAAGCTACCAAAACAGAAATCTCTAAGCGCCGATGTCAAGCTGGTTATCTACATAGGCGATGTCAGTGCCAACGATGGAATTCCCTACTTTGTGGAACCGAAAATAGGACAAATGGTTAATGTGACTGAGGTAAGTGCTGTCTAACAATTAAAATGTCTTTctcattaaatattttaaatgttttgtcTTCACCAATGTAATGTTCGATTTGCAAATACAGTGccatttaaaaaacaagtaaaagggtgttaagtttggccgggtcgaactttggatactcaccacctcgggtatatatgtaaaccattttTCGTCATAattttggaccaaactcggcacggacattgagtggtctaataagtcatagttcaattttgtaaaacaaattattggtctttttggcagctacatccaaatatagaccgatctgaaccatatacgacagagatgtcgaaaagcctaacattaatcactgtgtcaaatttcagcgaaatcggtctatttaatcgcgagatcggtctatatggcagctacatcaaaatctggatcgatctgggccaaattgaagagggatgtcaaaaggcctcactcaacccactgtcccaaatttcggcgaagtcggacaataaatgcatcttttatgggcacaagaccttaaatcgagagattggtctatatggcagctatattcaaatctggaccgatctgagccaaattggagaagaatgtcgaaggccctaacacaactcattctcccaaatgtcggcgataTGGGCCCAAACatacaatcgagagatcggtctatatggcagctatatccaaatcttggccgatctaggccaaattca from the Stomoxys calcitrans chromosome 1, idStoCalc2.1, whole genome shotgun sequence genome contains:
- the LOC106082387 gene encoding cadherin-23; this encodes MNGKWIWWSSDHFLVLKSQMLKMFWYAVLLLFCVPWTTSQFLNQPPHFVPGSGDMSRFSLSENSPVGSPVYQLRGIDPEGSRLKYSISGPVFSVDRDTGVVRLRQELDRETQDTVEVIISITDEGVYSTEPNTVSLRRVIPIRDYNDNQPTFVGRPYLASVSEELAVGTELTIEPKIIVVDRDVGINAEVEIKCVEENDICDTFDVRTEKISDGNYTAHIVLKKSLDFESRPNYIMTISASDGAFENRLSSDATVSITVLDVQDQLPVFTNAPYSATVDENTPAGVSVLTIKAIDGDVGIPRDILLTLEDDDLGHFDLMPYGDPKEGTAVLITTGLPLDRENPDILQNGGVYILNVRATEMIDGTIPAESSTTQITIVVNDVDDHLPEFNGDSFNISIPENLGNGMPLPGLSVVVNDPDMGNNSRYSLILRDVRNSNNTFAVSPTEAQGRTPIVVKVVNSSHLDYDVPDLEKRSFSFDVLALVNGEEKSKVRINVQLTDVNDNPPIFEHSSYRFLASENLTVDSQIGMVRASDKDSAGYGFITYYLKGFGAENFYTDPLTGGFYIKKPLDYEKQNSYSLSIVAEDGGGREANAQVYIEVLDVNDNYPKFEQAEYSRTIREGTGHFEPQFNVRATDIDGPSQGGGKVRYAIVSENSISGNVFSINEDTGEILLQKVARSMDTEKGEYELVVSATDFGMPPLLNTTKVYIRVGISGNQRPIFKGHFQNIENVPVLGPPSYRVSIPENAQAGHNVTMVKAHDPDGLDGLLRYRIVGANDNFEIDEISGLITVSPQARLDRDSNMDSFEITVNAVDSGLPIPETATTTVYVNVKDINDEKPKFEQHSYVAHVSERAEIGESVLKVKAIDKDLHSKLNYTIKGPIKATSKAGVSSTNNNKYQVENAFRIDPDTGIIYVNGKLNHDEAAIVILPIEVKDLNAEVDPEGQIDVAEVTIYVQSFKDTNPVFVNKGWTSSKPVVHVNVMEEMPIDSTLFTLHANDPVTQLPIQSFELVEPKELEYFQLHERSGEVSLRKRLDYEALAEGQTEFHFQVKAHAPDLQRSTTTLVNVTVQNVNDNSPIFEEASYHTSILENSKPSTKLIQVKANDKDAALTERDERLGYHKISYSLYGENSHLFEINAQTGEIVIAANQTVDRERTPRINLQVKAEDSPGRPPDSKQSVVDLTIDVLDVNDNAPVWSQEEYTTVIPENAPSDTFVIKMLATDLDDGPGGEVSYEIIDEGDVNGLFKINKITGEIKTKRELTGKGRAEPFEIHVRAQDNGDKLPKQKSLSADVKLVIYIGDVSANDGIPYFVEPKIGQMVNVTENLPAGTAVFQVRAADPDDPTAPSGILFYKIIDATSDAESFTIDENTGLISTTEILDRENKDMYNIILEVYDNGQPRQSATRVLQVMVLDVDDHKPRFPREVDEGPLQLMVLEEEPEGTIVGNFSAIDEDIGENAAIDYIITEGNEQNIFSIERDEDNMAILRTTQPIDREAIESLTLTVKCLKLGAAHSGVLGEPYDRFDSSQRRIMVKIIDVDDNLPQFEHDDMSVGIRINVPVDSKITTIHAKDLDAEAQPILLTIENVTFVPQFYKRSRQIETTSLHGLFALNNRTGELRTSGSFADYVDGYFNMRIRANNSELPKRHTFNNLKIFVIRDKSLLKFVFSRPPNEIQNFIRPFQEMVKQKMKPLGLDLHILDTQVLTRPDFSLDFSASSSCFQLFKNGSAISMAEMQKLMDSPWLKRELFDIYVEYGVSEVEPCSVRKQVAAASYMTAPGTWLVIIAAFIGLAAIITACTACCLRRKYKIHSKRSLQQASRSSTESYGVVGVPTVYLPYAEPIYGPL